In Caloramator mitchellensis, a single window of DNA contains:
- a CDS encoding DUF192 domain-containing protein, which produces MVYKLLRNGEKLCNVFVAESFKDRFLGYMFRKKPHHEAILFKPCYSIHTFFMKFEIDVLFLDGDMNVIKKVEGLKKGKIIYEKDAKMVVETKFGGFSKIVVGDKLNIEFI; this is translated from the coding sequence ATGGTTTATAAACTTCTTCGTAACGGAGAAAAATTATGCAATGTTTTTGTTGCCGAAAGTTTTAAAGATAGATTTTTAGGCTATATGTTTAGAAAAAAACCTCATCATGAAGCGATTTTATTTAAACCCTGCTACAGTATCCATACTTTTTTTATGAAGTTCGAAATTGATGTTTTGTTTCTTGATGGGGACATGAATGTTATTAAAAAAGTAGAAGGACTAAAAAAGGGTAAAATTATTTATGAAAAAGATGCAAAAATGGTTGTAGAAACAAAATTTGGCGGATTTTCAAAAATAGTTGTTGGAGACAAGTTAAATATTGAGTTTATATAA
- a CDS encoding SDR family oxidoreductase encodes MVVVITGAGSGLGRELAKVYSKDNDLVLVGRRMDKLEETRDEIIDAKSVVCIECDITNPQSVDDLKEKIKNIHKDVDILINNAGVGIFGPLEEMKIDDINTLIDTNVKGTIFITRALLPIINKKIMNIISTAGLRGKVNESVYCASKFAVRGFSESLMKELEGRIKVVSVYMGGMDTPFWNNTDHVKDKSRFKKPHEVALTIREMDDDLTSEIHIS; translated from the coding sequence ATGGTTGTAGTAATAACTGGTGCAGGAAGCGGGCTTGGAAGAGAGCTTGCAAAGGTATATTCAAAGGATAATGATTTGGTTTTAGTAGGAAGAAGAATGGACAAGCTTGAAGAAACAAGGGATGAAATAATTGATGCAAAAAGTGTTGTATGTATAGAATGCGATATAACAAATCCACAATCTGTTGACGATTTAAAAGAAAAAATAAAAAATATCCACAAAGATGTTGATATTTTAATTAATAATGCTGGTGTTGGAATTTTTGGGCCTCTTGAAGAAATGAAGATTGATGATATAAATACATTGATTGATACAAATGTTAAAGGAACGATATTTATAACAAGGGCACTATTGCCTATTATTAATAAAAAAATAATGAATATTATTTCAACTGCTGGATTAAGAGGAAAGGTTAACGAGTCAGTATATTGTGCAAGCAAGTTTGCAGTCAGGGGCTTTAGTGAGAGCTTGATGAAGGAACTTGAAGGAAGGATTAAGGTGGTTTCTGTTTATATGGGAGGTATGGATACGCCATTTTGGAATAATACCGACCATGTAAAGGACAAGTCGCGCTTTAAAAAGCCACATGAAGTTGCATTAACGATTAGGGAAATGGACGATGATTTGACAAGCGAAATACATATAAGCTAA